One stretch of Nicotiana tabacum cultivar K326 chromosome 18, ASM71507v2, whole genome shotgun sequence DNA includes these proteins:
- the LOC142172730 gene encoding uncharacterized protein LOC142172730: MNTVSQNLVSGIAYASDAHLVWNDLKEKFDKVNNVMIFQLHREIRTISQRTDYVDTYFTKLKKLWSEYDALVPSLGSDCVKSRDYIVHLHQQRLLQFLSGLNESYDQARRQILMKKTEPILNQAYALIIEDESKRSSPYSALAIKADASVLQAGRGTIPRGESVAMQAGRGQPYNGKKPFMRCDYCHKNGHLKKNCYKLVGYPGDFKTKRQVVANNATSVLEHKQQTQINGEKRASCDQVTRHFFTEDQYMQTLNMLNKDTFVPQVNMVGITTSLMTSCSNSKWIFGSGATYHIDASLDLMHSKNKLKGEQKEQDLWSGKVRGIGKEKRGLYVVKDAHIAKVMQ; the protein is encoded by the exons ATGAATACAGTATCACAGAACCTAGTGAGTGGAATTGCTTATGCATCTGATGCTCATTTAGTTTGGAATGACTTAAAGGAGAAGTTTGATAAGGTTAATAATGTAATGATCTTTCAATTGCATAGAGAAATTAGAACAATCTCACAAAGAACAGATTATGTGGACACTTATTTTACAAAACTTAAAAAGCTGTGGTCGGAGTATGATGCCTTGGTGCCTTCACTTGGAAGCGATTGTGTGAAATCAAGGGATTACATTGTGCATCTTCATCAGCAGAGGTTGCTTCAATTTTTGAGTGGTCTCAATgaatcatatgaccaagcaaggAGACAAATCCTAATGAAGAAAACAGAACCAATACTGAATCAGGCTTATGCTCTGATTATTGAAGATGAGAGTAAGAGGTCAAGTCCATATTCGGCTTTAGCTATTAAAGCAGATGCAAGTGTTTTACAGGCTGGTCGAGGAACAATTCCTAGAGGAGAGTCAGTTGCTATGCAAGCTGGTAGAGGACAGCCCTACAACGGGAAGAAACCCTTTATGAGATGTGATTATTGTCATAAGAATGgacatttaaagaaaaattgctaTAAACTGGTAGGGTATCCAGGAGATTTTAAGACAAAAAGACAGGTTGTGGCTAATAATGCTACTAGTGTACTTGAGCATAAACAACAGACACAGATAAATGGAGAAAAAAGAGCAAGTTGTGATCAAGTAACAAGGCATTTCTTCACTGAGGACCAGTACATGCAAACACTGAATATGTTGAATAAGGATACTTTTGTGCCACAAGTAAACATGGTAGGTATTACTACATCTCTAATGACTAGTTGCTCTAATAGTAAGTGGATATTTGGTTCTGGTGCAACTTATCACATAGATGCCTCATTAGACTTAATGCATTCTAAAAATAAGTTGAAAGGTGAACAAAAGGAACAG GACCTTTGGAGTGGCAAGGTGAGGGGGATTGGTAAGGAAAAAAGAGGTCTATATGTGGTAAAGGATGCGCACATAGCAAAAGTGATGCAATAG
- the LOC107825848 gene encoding chitinase 2-like has protein sequence MELNHFLLFILFIVSFRSCRAGNSKLFREYIGAESTSVKLTDVPINSNVEFHFILAFAIDYNYDNSKPSPTNGKFNIFWENNHLNPKEIASIKSRYKNVKIAVSLGGDTVGKNKYVYFKPKSINSWVDNAVSSLSSMIEEYNIDGIDIDYEHFSDTNTNIFAECIGQLVTKLKKSGKIQFASIAPFEDNVVQSHYMTLWKKYGQVIDYVNFQFYAYNKIDVTEFVRNFNKQASNYEGGQILASFVNKGGGLGPKDGFFEACKELKGQGKLGGIFVWCADESTKTGFKYEKMSQNLLASS, from the exons ATGGAGCTCAACCATTTCCTCTTATTCATCCTTTTCATTGTCTCTTTTCGATCATGTAGAG CTGGAAATTCAAAACTCTTTCGAGAATATATTGGTGCAGAATCAACCTCAGTGAAGCTAACTGACGTACCAATAAACTCCAACGTTGAGTTCCATTTCATATTAGCATTTGCCATTGACTATAATTACGACAACTCAAAACCTTCACCAACAAATGGAAAATTCAACATTTTTTGGGAAAACAATCACCTTAACCCTAAAGAAATCGCCTCAATAAAATCTCGttacaaaaatgtaaaaatcgcTGTTAGTTTGGGAGGTGACACAGTTGGTAAAAACAAATACGTTTATTTTAAACCTAAGTCCATTAATTCTTGGGTTGATAACGCGGTCTCTTCGTTATCGTCTATGATCGAAGAGTACAACATCGATGGAATCGACATTGATTACGAACATTTTTCAGATACGAACACTAATATATTTGCAGAATGCATAGGACAACTCGTGACAAAgctaaagaaaagtggaaaaatACAATTTGCTTCAATTGCTCCGTTCGAAGATAATGTTGTCCAAAGTCATTATATGACTTTATGGAAAAAATATGGGCAAGTTATTGACTATGTTAATTTCCAATTTTATGCGTATAATAAGATAGATGTGACGGAATTTGTGAGGAATTTTAATAAACAAGCTTCGAATTATGAAGGAGGTcagattttggctagttttgTAAATAAAGGTGGTGGTTTGGGACCTAAAGATGGATTTTTTGAAGCTTGTAAAGAATTAAAAGGACAAGGAAAACTTGGTGGGATATTTGTATGGTGTGCAGATGAATCAACAAAAACTGGATTCAAGTATGAGAAGATGTCTCAGAATTTGTTAGCCTCTTCTTGA